The following is a genomic window from Gemmatimonadaceae bacterium.
CATTTCTACTTCTTCGGCGTCGTGGCGATCGCTTCGGCGCTCACCTTCGTCACCAGGAAGAGTCCGGTTGCAGCGGCGCTGTGGCTGGTGAACACGATGTTCTCGCTGGCCGCGCTCTACATTCTGCTCGACGCCCAGTTCGTCGGCGTGATGCAGGTGCTCGTCTATGCCGGCGCGATCATGGTCGTGTTCCTGTTCGTAGTGATGCTCCTGAATCTCGGGCATCCCTCGGAAATCGCCGACGCTCGCGGAAAGTGGCCGGTGATGGTGGCGGCGCTGATCGGGCTCGGGCTCCTGGCGGAGCTGATGGCGATCTCGCGGACGCGGATCGCCGGTCGGTTCCAGGTACCGGCGGGCTTCGCCGTGGATCAGATGAAGAAGTATGGTGCGGTCGGATCTGTGGCGAGACCGCTCTTCAATGAATATCTGCTGGCGTTCGAGCTGACGAGCGTGCTGCTGCTCGTGGCGATCGCGGGCGCGGTGGTTCTCGGAAAGCGGAGGGACAGCGATGCTGGCTGAGTCTCTTGCGCTCTCCGCGGTTCTGTTCACGATCGGCGTGGTCGGCGTGCTGATCCGCCGCAACGCGATCATCATCTTCATGTGCGTCGAGCTGATGCTCAACGCCGTCAACCTGACGTTCATCGCCTTCTCCCGGTACTACGGCGCCGCGGGACAGGTATTCGTGGTGTTCGTGATGACCGTCGCGGCGGCTGAAGCGGCCGTCGGGCTGGCGATCATCATCTCGATCTTCCGCCACCGCCAATCGGTGAACCTGCAGAACATCAATCTCCTCAAAGGATGATGCTACTCCAGATAGCAGCGGAAGCTCATCCGCTGACGGGTACCATCGCCGAATGGGTTTGGCTGCTGCCCGTGCTCCCGCTGCTCGGATTCGTGATCAACGGCGGAGTGTCGCTGCTGAGCGCAGCGACACGAGGCGCAGAGATCAGAGAGAGCGCAGAGAGCGCAGAGGTAGCGCCGCATCGCTATGCGGCGATCTCCAGCATCATGGGGCCTCTCGTGCTGGTGCTCACGTTCGGGCTGGCGTTCGCCATCTTCTCGCAGATGCGGTCGGTGACGCTGGAAGCCCCGTTCATCCAGCGGTACTTCAGCTGGATGCCGGTTGGGAATCTCCAGATTGACGCCGCGCTGCAGCTCGATCAGCTGTCCATGGTGATGGTGCTGATCATCACCGGTGTGGGGGCGCTGATTCACATCTTCAGCGTCGGCTACATGCGCGAAGATCCGGGTTACCCGCGTTACTTCGCGTATCTCAATCTGTTCGTGTTCTTCATGCTCGTGCTGGTCCTCGGCGCCAACTATCCCGTCCTGTTCGTCGGATGGGAAGGCGTCGGACTCTGCTCTTACCTCCTGATCGGCTTCTGGTTCTCCGACAAGGCGAATGCCGACGCCGGCAAGAAGGCGTTCATCGTCAACAGGATCGGAGACTTCGGGTTCCTGGTGGCGATGTTCCTGATGTTCGCGAATTTCGGGACGCTCGACTTCGCGGGCGTGAACGCCGCGGCCGCAACGCTGCCGCTCGGGACCGCGCTTCTCACCGCCATGTGCCTCTTCATGTTCCTCGGCTGCGCAGGCAAGAGCGCGCAGATCCCGTTATACGTGTGGCTGCCCGACGCGATGGCCGGTCCAACGCCTGTGTCCGCCCTGATCCATGCGGCCACTATGGTCACGGCCGGCGTCTACCTGGTCGCGCGAAGCTCGGTGCTGTTCGCGCTCGCCCCTGTGGCGAGTCTGACAGTGGCGCTGGTGGGAGCGGTGACGGCCATCTTTGCGGCGACGATCGGCCTCAAGCAGTGGGACATCAAGAAGGTGCTGGCGTATTCGACCATATCGCAGCTCGGGTACATGTTCATCGGCGTCGGAGTGGGCGCGTACACCGCCGGCCTGTTCCACCTGATGACTCACTCCTTCTTCAAGGCGCTGCTGTTCCTCGGTGCGGGGTCGGTCATCTATTCGATTCACGCGGCTTATCACCACACGCACAACCATGACGACGCGCAGGACATGCGGAACATGGGCGGGATGAAGAAATACATGCCGGTCACCTGGGGCCTGATGTGGATCGCGACGCTGGCCATATCCGGCATCCCGCCTTTCGCCGGCTTCTTTTCCAAGGACGAGATACTCGGCGCTGCGTTCGCGCGCGCGGGACACTCGACCCTCGCTGAATCCAGCCTGCTCGGCGTCCCGGGAAGCACGATTCTTTATCTGGTGTACGTGCTCGGAGTCGCCTCCGCGCTTCTGACGGCGATCTACATGACGCGGATGATGATCTATACGTTCCACGGGCCCAACCGGACCGGTGAGGCGGAGCGGTCGCATCTGCACGAGGCGCCGTGGGTAATGACGGGCCCGCTCGTCATCCTCGGCCTGCTGAGCCTTGCCGGCGGGTGGTTCAATCTTCCGGCGCTGATCCCGGCAGGCCCGGTCGGGGCGCTCGAGCACTGGCTGCATCCCGTTGTCGGCGCGTCCGAGGCGGCCGTCGCCGGCGCAGCGACTGAAGTGGTTCACGCAGGCACCGAGCTCGCGTTGATCGGCGTCGCCGTGCTCGTGGCGATCGCGGGCATGGTGTTCGCCGCGTTCCGGCTCAAGCCCGAGGGGCTCGTGCCGAAGTCGGAGGCGCCCGAGGAGCACGGCTTCGAGCGCATCCTCGCCAACAAGTATTTCGTGGACGAAGGTTACGATCGCGTGATCGTGAATCCGACGTATCAACTCTCGCGCAACGTGCTCTGGCGAGGCGTTGACGCGGGATTGATTGACGGACTGCTGGTCAATGGAAGCGCCGCCCTGGCGCGCGCATTCGGGTGGCTCGGATCGCGTCTTCAGAACGGCGCTGTCGGCACCTACGCATGGGTGCTCGTCGTCGGCGTTCTCGCGGTGCTCGGCGCCGTGACATTACGGTAATCCCGCAAATGGAAGCTATTCTCCGATCAATCGGATACGACGCCTGGGTTCTGCCGGCGCTGCTGCTTATCCCGGTTGCGGGAGCGGCGCTGCTGCTTGCCATGACCCCGGGCGCGAGCGACGCCGAGGGTCTCGAGCGCTCCAACAGGTCGGCGCGCCTCATCGCGTTCGGCGTGCTGCTCGCCGAGTTCATCGTATCGGCGGGAATGTGGTGGACGTTCGATCCCTCGAATGCCGGCTGGCAGTCCGCCATTGATGCGGCGTGGATTCCGATGTGGGGTATCCGCTTCACGCTCGGCGTGGACGGCATCGCCCTCATGATGATCCTGCTCACGACCTTCATCATGCCGCTGTGCGTGCTCGGCAGCTGGACGAGCATCAAGACGAAGGTGCACGCCTACTTCGCGCTCATGCTGATACTCACGAGCGGAATGCTCGGCGTATTCATGGCGCGCGATCTCTTCCTGTTCTACGTGATGTGGGAAGTGATGCTTGTACCGATGTATTTCATCATCGGGATCTGGGGAGGCGAGCGCCGGATCTACGCGGCCATCAAGTTCTTCATCTACACGATGCTGCCGTCGCTGCTCATGCTCGTCGCGATCCTGTACCTCGGCGTTCACGCCGGCGCGGGCGGCACGCCGAATTTCAGCTACGACAACCTGCTGGCGAATCCGTCCCTGGCGCCGAAGGCGGCGCTGTGGCTGTTCGGTGCGTTCTTCGCGGCGTTTGCCGTGAAGGTGCCGATGTTCCCGTTCCACACGTGGCTGCCTGATGCGCACGTCGAGGCGCCGACTGCCGGCTCGGTGATCCTTGCCGCCATCATGCTCAAGATGGGCACGTTCGGCTTCCTGCGATTCGCTCTGCCGCTTTTCCCGGGTGCAGCGATGAACCCGACAGTTCGCACGGTCATCGTCACGCTGGCCGTCATCGGGATCATCTACGGGGCGCTGGTGGCGATGGTGCAGCCGGACTTCAAGAAGCTCGTGGCGTATTCGTCGGTCAGCCATCTCGGCTTCGTGATGCTTGGAATCTTCGCGCTCACGCTGCAGAGCGTACAGGGCGCGCTGATGATCATGATCAATCACGGCATCTCGACCGGCGCCTTGTTCCTTCTCATCGGCATGATCTACGAGAGGAAGCATTCGCGCCAGATCGATTCGTACGGAGGCATCGCCCGGGTTGTGCCGATATTCGCCGCACTTCTGACGCTCGTTTCGCTCAGCAGCATCGGGCTGCCGGGAACCAACGGATTCGTCGGGGAGTTCCTGGTGCTGGTCGGGTCTTTCAAGCCGTATCCGGTGTTCACGACCGTTGCGACTACCGGCGTGATCTTCGCCGCCTGTTACCTGCTGTGGGCGATCCAGCGAATCCTGTTCAACCCGCTCGACAAGAAGGAGAACGAGAACATCCCGGATCTCAACTGGCGCGAGATCTCCCTGATGGTGCCGCTCGTCGTGGTCATAATCTGGCTTGGCGTGTATCCGGCGCCGGTGCTGCGGCGGATGGAGACCGCGGCCCAGTCGTTCGTCACGCACGTGGAGCAGGGCGCACGCGCGGCCCGGCAGGCAGGCGCGCCGGTCGTCGCGGAATCCGAAGGAGCCCGCCGATGAGCTTCGATCTTTCGATTCCCGGCCAGCTGATGACGGCCTTCGCGCCCGACATCCTGCTCATGGGAGGCGCGATGGTCCTGCTGCTCTGGGCGGCATGGAAGCCGGAGAGCGATGCGCTTCAGCGGAACATCGGCGTCGCCAGCATCGTTCTTTGCGTGACGGTAATGGTGGCGATCGGCTACTACATGGCGCGCGCCGACACGACGATGCCCGGCATCATCGCGGTGGACAATTTTCGCTGGACCGCGGACATCATCTTCCTGCTTGCGACAATCGGCACGATCGCCCTCTCGATGGATTACAACGCGAGGGAAGGGATGAAGGCGGCGGAATCGCACGTGCTTCTCCTGTTCGCGACGTCAGGCATGATGACGCTGGCGGCGGCGCGCGATCTCATGATCGTATTCCTCGGCATCGAGATCATGTCCATCGCGGTATACGTGCTGGCGGGTCTCAACCGTCGCAGTGAAAAGTCGGCCGAAGGAGCGATCAAGTACTTCCTCCTCGGCGCGTTCTCCACCGGATTCCTGCTGTATGGAATCGCGCTGGTGTACGGCGCTACCGGGACAACCAACCTCACGCTGATCGGCGAGCGGGCGATGCAGGTGGGACTGAGCTCCAACGTGATGCTCGTCGTGGGGATCGCGCTGCTGCTCGTCGGCTTTGGCTTCAAGGTCGCGCTGGCGCCGTTCCACATGTGGGCGCCCGACGTGTATGAGGGAGCGCCGACGCCGATCACGGCGTACATGGCGGCGGCGGTAAAGGCTGCGGCGTTCGTCGGTTTCCTGCGAGTCTGGCTGGAGGCGTTTCCCGGCGTGGCGTCGAGCTGGCACGGGCCCGTCTGGTGGCTCGCCGTGGCCACGATGGCGGGCGGCAATCTCATCGCGCTCGCTCAGAAGAACATCAAGCGCATGCTGGCGTACTCCAGCATCGCGCACGCCGGCTACATCCTTGTCGCGGTCGCCAGCGCGACTACCGCCGCTACCGGGGCATTCATGTTCTATCTCCTGGCATACACACTGGCGACGTTCGGTGCCTTCGGCGTGATCGTCGCACTGGAGAGGACGGGTGGTACGCGGCTCAACATCGAAGATTACGCGGGCCTGTGGAGGGTGCGTCCATGGCTTGCGACGGCGATGGCCATCTTCATGCTCGCGCTGCTGGGCTTCCCGATCTTCGGCGGCGTCGGATTCTTCGCCAAGTACTGGATCATCCAGTCGGCGCTCCAGGCACCGGTACCGCAGACCAGGCTCGCCGTCATTCTCGTTCTCACGAGCGTCGTCTCGGCCGGCTACTATCTCAATGTGGTGATGGTAATGTTCATGCGGCCACGGGCCGACGACGCAGCCACCGTCGCGCCTGTTTCCGGATGGACCCGATCGGTAATCGCGATAGCCGCGATTCTGATCCTCGTTCTGGGAGTTCTCCCGAACCCCGTCGCGCGGTGGACACAGAGCAGCCGAATCGTCCCGCCAGTTGCCGCCGCGACGCCGCCCGGAGTGGTGCCAGCTTCGGTCGCGAGGTAGCCGGTTGCTGTCCAGGAACATATTTCGAGAGTACGACATCCGTGGCGTGACGGGAGTGGACCTCACGCCGGACGTGGCGCGGGTGGTGGCGCGAGCATACGCCGCGTTTCTCGCCGGGTACGGAATCACGGGGGAGATTGCAGTCGGCCGCGACAACAGGCCGAGCGGAAACGATCTTCACGCCGAGCTCGTCGCCGGACTTCTCGAGAGCGGTCTCGACGTCGTGGACATCGGAATTGTCCCGACACCGCTGGCATACTGGGCGCAGCACAACCTGAACGTCGCCGGCGGAATTCAGATTACCGGCTCGCACAACCCGCCCCAGTTCAACGGCTTCAAGCTTGGCCTCGGCAGGAACTCGGTCTACGGCGACGACATCCAGAAGATCTACGAGATCGCTGCCGGCGGGAAGTTTCCCTCGGGAAAGGGAGCGCTTCGCAGCGAAGAGATCGTGGATCGCTACGTGGAAGACGTGGGAAGCCGAATCGGAACGATCGCGCGGCCCATCAACTGCGTCGCTGACTGCGGAAACGGCGTTGGCGCCATCGTCGCCGGCAAGCTCTTCGATCGTATCGGAGTGCCGGCGCGCATCCTGTTCGGCGACAGCGATGGGACCTTCCCCAACCACCATCCCGATCCTACGGTCCCGAAGAATCTCGAAGACCTGATCGCGGCGGTGAAGGAAGGGAAGTCGGAGCTCGGCATCGCGTTCGATGGCGACGCCGACCGCATTGGAGTCGTGGACGAGGACGGCACGATCATCTGGGGCGATCAGCTTCTGATCATCTATGCCCGCGACGTTCTCTCGCGCACGGGGAAGGGCCAGTCCATAATCTTCGACGTGAAATGTTCGCAGGCTCTCCCTGAGGAAGTGGAGAAGGCGGGGGGCAAGCCCGTGATGTGGAAGACGGGGCACTCGCTGATCGAGGAGAAGATGCATGAGACCAATGCACCGATCGCGGGCGAGATGTCGGGTCACATGTTCTTCGCCGAAGGGTGGTACGGGTTCGACGACGCGTTGTACGGTGCGGCACGACTTCTTCGAATCGTGGCCGACACAGGAAAGAGCGTCCGCGAGATGATGGCCGACGTTCCAAGGTTCGTTTCCACTCCCGAGATCAGGGTGGACTGCGCCGACGACGCGAAGTTCGGCATCGTGGATGCGGCAAGAGCACATTTCGCCGCGGCGCACAACGTGATAGACGTTGACGGAGTACGGGTATTGTACGGCGACGGATGGGGACTCATCAGGGCATCCAACACGCAGCCGGTTCTCGTCATGCGCTTCGAGGCCCGCACGCAGGAGCATCTGGACTCCATCCGCTCGGAGATGGAAGGCTGGCTGCGCCAGCAGGGCGTCGCGGTCTGACATGACCACACGGCGGCGGCTCGCCTCAGGGTTCGTCGCTGCCGCGGCCGTTCTTCTCTTCGGGCGCGTTTCCGCGCTGCTGTATGCCGATCACGCGTGGTACGATGCGCTCGGAGCTGTGGCTTTGTGGCGCGAGCGCATCGGCGACATCGTCACCATCCAGCTGTGCTTCGCGGTCTTTGCGGGCCTCTTCGCGTTGCTCAATCTATCCGCCATCCGCCGCAGTATCGTCTCACTGGCTTTCCCACGGCGACTGGGCAATGTCGAATTCGGCGAAGCCGTGCCGAGGAAGATCCTGGATCGCGCGGCGTTCGTGCTCGCTGCTGGCGTGGCTGCCCTGATGTCCCTCGCTGTGCCTTCGTGGGACAAGCTTGCGCTCGTCCGGGCGGGCGTCCGCTTCGGAGAGACCGATCCGTTCTTTCAGATGGACATCGGGTTCTACACCGCCTGGCTGCCGCTCGAGAGCGCGGCATACGTGTGGTGCCTCGCGCTGCTGATACTCGTGTCGGTGATAGTGACCGGTCTGTACGCTCTCACTCCAAGTCTTCGGTGGCATCGCGGCGCTTTCCAGGTATCTGTGCGCGTGCGGCGTCACCTGTCGGTTCTCGCCAGCCTGTTCCTGCTCATGATGGCGTGGAGCTACCGGCTCGACGGATACGAGCTCCTGATAAAGGGAAGCGGACCCGACGGGATGTTCTCCTATGTGGATCATCAGTGGCTGATTCCCGCCTATCTCTCGCTATCGGTCGGAACTGTGGCGGCGGGAGCGCTCGTGATCGTGAGCGGATGGACCGGACAGCTTCGCGCGGGATTCTTCACCATCAGCGCAGTGCTGATATTCTCGGTGGCGCTGGATCTCATTCTTCCGTCCGTGGTCCGGCGATTCGCCGGCACCACCGCCATCGCCGCCAGGGAACGTCCGTACGTCGCCACACGCGCCGCTTTCACCGCGCGGGCGTATGGTCTGCCGAGAAATGCTCCGCAACCGCCCCCGCATGAAGTCACGCGATTCGCTGCGTTCGCTGACTCCGCGCGCATCGCGAAGGTCATGTCGTCGGCGAAGGACAGCGCGCTCGTCTACCCAGGAGCAGTGGGAGCGGCTCTCGTGCTGCACGGCCGGCAAGTCGCCGCACCGCTGCTCGGAACCGGACTCCGCCGGCTTGCGCTGGCGTGGTCCGAGCAGCGACTCGACCTCGCGTGGAGCACGTTGCCCGAGAATGCCCGCCTCGCGCGCAATCGAGACGTGCGACGTCGTGTGCGGTCACTGATGCCTGTATTCACTCAGGGAAGCGGTGTCGTTCCAGGCTATATCGGGGACACTCTCGTCTGGATCGCCGAGCTGTACTCGGCGTCCGCGAGCTACCCCTTGAGCCGCCATTACCCGCTCGCCGGCGAGGAGCGGTCCTACTTCAGGCACAGCGGTACAGCTCTCGTCAACTCGGCGACGGGCCGCGTCACGGTCGTCCCGTCGAGCTCGCCGGATCCGACAGCCGTCGCCTGGCGGGCGCGTTTCCCCGCCAACATACGTCCGGGCGGGCCGGATCTGCTCGATGAGCTGACGTCGGGGCCACGACAGACAGAGTCCGCATCACCGGGGTCGGCGAGCCCGGCGAGCGACGCCGCATTCCGCACCGAGGTGCGCCGTCTCTTTGCCCGGATGCGCTCGGCACTTTCGGCGGGAGACCTCATGGCATTCGCCGCGGCATACGACTCGCTCGGCATCATTGTCGGACGATGACATCGGACGATGACAGCGGAAGATGGTTACGATTGGCGGTATTCCCCGGTAATCCGTTATGAACCTGAATTCAAGAACCGCCGTCGTTGCGCTCGGCGGCAATGCCCTCTCTCCACCTGGCGAGCGATCCACGATAGCCGACCAGTTCCGGCATACGCGTGAAAGTCTCGGACCGATAGTGGATCTCGCGGTCGAAGGCTGGAACCTGTGCATCGTACACGGGAACGGTCCGCAGGTGGGCGACGAGCTGGTGCGGAGCGAAGTGGCGCGCTCGGAGGTTGCTCCGCTGCCGCTCGGCGTCCTCGTCGCCAGCACCGCCGGGTGGATCGGGTACATGATCCAGCAGTCGGTCGAGAACGCGCTGCGTCTCGCCGGCAATCCGCGCCTCGTGACCACAGTCATCACCCAGGTCGAAGTGGATCCGGCCGATCCCGCTCTTTCAGAACCGACGAAGTTCATCGGGCACGCCATTCCCGAGGCGAGAGCAGACGCGCTTCGGTCAGAAGGGCATGCGGTGAAGCGGGATCCCCGCGGGCATCAGAGACGCGTTGTCGGAAGTCCGGCGCCGATCGCGATCCACGAGATCCACGTGATACGCCAGCTCGTTCGCGAGGGCATCGTGGTCGTCGCATGCGGAGGCGGCGGCATTCCGGTCTACGCCGACGCGCGTCTCGGCCTCGAGGGGGTGGATGCCGTAGTGGACAAGGATTCCGCCGCGGCCGTACTCGCAGCCGATCTGGGTGCGGAGCTGTTTCTGATTCTGACCGACGTGAACGCGGTGTACGCCGATTGGGGTCGCGATTCGCAAAGGGCCCTCACCAGTCTCTCGGCTGCCGAGGCCGAGAGACTCGACGCGGCTGGCGCCTTTGGCGAGGGCAGCATGGCCCCCAAGGTACGCGCCGCGGTGGAGTATGTGCGCCGCACCGGCGGACGCGCCGTAATTACGGAGTTGAGCCGCGGTCTGGACGCCGTACACGGACGCGCGGGGACTACCATAGCCCGTTAATTTCCATCTTCAATAACAGAACCCACCAGCCGCGGTGATCCGCGGAGCGGAGAAAGTTTGAACATCCACGAATACCAGGCGAAGGAAATCTTTCGGGATGCCGGCATTCCCATCCCGCCTGGCGAAGTCGCGACGACCGCGGCCGAAGCCGAGGCAATCGCCCGCAAGTTTGGCGGTACCGTAGTCGTTAAGGCCCAGGTGCATGCGGGCGGACGAGGCAAGGCCGGCGGAGTGAAGCTGGCCAGGTCACCCGAGGAGGCACGAGAGGTCGCCGAGAAGATCCTGAAGCTGACGATCAAGGATCTTCCCGTCGAGAAGGTGCTCGTCACTCCCGCGGCAGACATCGAGTCGGAGGCGTACGTCGGCATCATCGTGGACCGCGCGTCGAAGCGGGCAGTGTTCATGGTGAGCCGGGCGGGCGGAATTGACATCGAGGAAGTCGCGGCGAAGACCCCGGAAAAGATCATGCGTCGTCCGGTGGACGCGCGGTACGGCCTGCAGCCCTATGAGGCGATGCAGATGGGCTTCTTCCTGTACGACGATGTGAAGCAGGCCCGCGCGGCGGCGAAGATCATGCAGCAGCTCTACACGGCGTTCGTGAAGAGCGGCGGTTCGCTGGCGGAGATCAATCCGCTCGTCACGACCCCAGCCGGCGACATCGTCGCACTCGACGCCAAGATGGTGATTGACGACAACGAGCTCGATCGTCTTCCAGCCATCGCCGCACTTCGCGACGAGTCTGCCGAAGCGCCGAGCGAGGTCGAGGCGCGCAGGGCGAATCTCACGTTCATCAAGCTCGATGGAAACGTGGGATGCGTAGTGAACGGCGCCGGCCTCGCCATGGCCACGATGGATCTTGTGAAATACTACGGCGGAGAGCCGGCGAACTTCCTCGACATCGGCGGATCGTCGAACCCGGAGAAGGTCGTCAGCGCGCTTCGCATCATCACGGCTGACCCAAGCGTGAAGGCCATCCTGTTCAACATCTTCGGCGGCATCACGCGTACCGATGACGTCGCCAACGGCATCGTCACCGCGACAAAGCAGAATCCGCTGAAGGTGCCGATCGTGATCCGCCTCACAGGCACGAACGAGGACATCGCCCTCAGGATTCTCCAGGAAAACGGATTCTCGGCCATGACGGACATGGACGAGGCGGTAAAGAAGGCGGTTTCACTGGCGACGGGGAAGGCAGCGTGAGCATTTTCATCGACAACGGCACGCGGCTGCTCGTTCAGGGAATCACCGGGCGCGACGGATCGTTCCACACGCGCCAGATGATCGAGTACGGGACACAGGTCGTCGGCGGCGTGACGCCGGGCAAGGGCGGGCAGAAGTTCGACGGCGCGGTGCCAATCTTCAACACCGTCGCCGACGCAGTGAACGAGACGGGCGCGAACGCGACCGTTATCTACGTTCCGCCGATGTTCGCGGCCGACGCGATCATGGAGGCCGCTGACGCCGGCGTTTCGTTCATCGTCTGCATCACCGAAGGCGTGCCCGTTCTCGACATGACGCGGGTCTATCCGTTCGTTAAGGAGAAGGCGGCCCGCCTCCTCGGCCCCAACTGTCCGGGGTTGATTTCTCCGGGCAAGTCAAAGGTCGGAATCATTCCGGGGAATATCTGCACGCCGGGTCCCATCGGGCTCGTGAGCAGGTCGGGAACGCTCACCTACGAGGTCGTCTTCCAGATGACCCGCGCGAGCATGGGGCAGACGACGTGTGTCGGAATCGGCGGCGATCCGATCAACGGAACGAACTTCATTGATTGCCTTGCGGCGTTCGAAGCCGACCCGGATACGGAAGCCGTCGTGATGATTGGCGAAATCGGCGGCACCGAGGAGCAGGAAGCGGCGGAGTTCGTGAAGGAGAAGATGACGAAGCGCGTGGTCGGCTTCATCG
Proteins encoded in this region:
- a CDS encoding NADH-quinone oxidoreductase subunit J — protein: MMQEHYPLFYTFHFYFFGVVAIASALTFVTRKSPVAAALWLVNTMFSLAALYILLDAQFVGVMQVLVYAGAIMVVFLFVVMLLNLGHPSEIADARGKWPVMVAALIGLGLLAELMAISRTRIAGRFQVPAGFAVDQMKKYGAVGSVARPLFNEYLLAFELTSVLLLVAIAGAVVLGKRRDSDAG
- a CDS encoding phosphomannomutase/phosphoglucomutase; this translates as MLSRNIFREYDIRGVTGVDLTPDVARVVARAYAAFLAGYGITGEIAVGRDNRPSGNDLHAELVAGLLESGLDVVDIGIVPTPLAYWAQHNLNVAGGIQITGSHNPPQFNGFKLGLGRNSVYGDDIQKIYEIAAGGKFPSGKGALRSEEIVDRYVEDVGSRIGTIARPINCVADCGNGVGAIVAGKLFDRIGVPARILFGDSDGTFPNHHPDPTVPKNLEDLIAAVKEGKSELGIAFDGDADRIGVVDEDGTIIWGDQLLIIYARDVLSRTGKGQSIIFDVKCSQALPEEVEKAGGKPVMWKTGHSLIEEKMHETNAPIAGEMSGHMFFAEGWYGFDDALYGAARLLRIVADTGKSVREMMADVPRFVSTPEIRVDCADDAKFGIVDAARAHFAAAHNVIDVDGVRVLYGDGWGLIRASNTQPVLVMRFEARTQEHLDSIRSEMEGWLRQQGVAV
- a CDS encoding NADH-quinone oxidoreductase subunit N; translated protein: MSFDLSIPGQLMTAFAPDILLMGGAMVLLLWAAWKPESDALQRNIGVASIVLCVTVMVAIGYYMARADTTMPGIIAVDNFRWTADIIFLLATIGTIALSMDYNAREGMKAAESHVLLLFATSGMMTLAAARDLMIVFLGIEIMSIAVYVLAGLNRRSEKSAEGAIKYFLLGAFSTGFLLYGIALVYGATGTTNLTLIGERAMQVGLSSNVMLVVGIALLLVGFGFKVALAPFHMWAPDVYEGAPTPITAYMAAAVKAAAFVGFLRVWLEAFPGVASSWHGPVWWLAVATMAGGNLIALAQKNIKRMLAYSSIAHAGYILVAVASATTAATGAFMFYLLAYTLATFGAFGVIVALERTGGTRLNIEDYAGLWRVRPWLATAMAIFMLALLGFPIFGGVGFFAKYWIIQSALQAPVPQTRLAVILVLTSVVSAGYYLNVVMVMFMRPRADDAATVAPVSGWTRSVIAIAAILILVLGVLPNPVARWTQSSRIVPPVAAATPPGVVPASVAR
- the nuoL gene encoding NADH-quinone oxidoreductase subunit L, with the translated sequence MMLLQIAAEAHPLTGTIAEWVWLLPVLPLLGFVINGGVSLLSAATRGAEIRESAESAEVAPHRYAAISSIMGPLVLVLTFGLAFAIFSQMRSVTLEAPFIQRYFSWMPVGNLQIDAALQLDQLSMVMVLIITGVGALIHIFSVGYMREDPGYPRYFAYLNLFVFFMLVLVLGANYPVLFVGWEGVGLCSYLLIGFWFSDKANADAGKKAFIVNRIGDFGFLVAMFLMFANFGTLDFAGVNAAAATLPLGTALLTAMCLFMFLGCAGKSAQIPLYVWLPDAMAGPTPVSALIHAATMVTAGVYLVARSSVLFALAPVASLTVALVGAVTAIFAATIGLKQWDIKKVLAYSTISQLGYMFIGVGVGAYTAGLFHLMTHSFFKALLFLGAGSVIYSIHAAYHHTHNHDDAQDMRNMGGMKKYMPVTWGLMWIATLAISGIPPFAGFFSKDEILGAAFARAGHSTLAESSLLGVPGSTILYLVYVLGVASALLTAIYMTRMMIYTFHGPNRTGEAERSHLHEAPWVMTGPLVILGLLSLAGGWFNLPALIPAGPVGALEHWLHPVVGASEAAVAGAATEVVHAGTELALIGVAVLVAIAGMVFAAFRLKPEGLVPKSEAPEEHGFERILANKYFVDEGYDRVIVNPTYQLSRNVLWRGVDAGLIDGLLVNGSAALARAFGWLGSRLQNGAVGTYAWVLVVGVLAVLGAVTLR
- a CDS encoding NADH-quinone oxidoreductase subunit M, encoding MEAILRSIGYDAWVLPALLLIPVAGAALLLAMTPGASDAEGLERSNRSARLIAFGVLLAEFIVSAGMWWTFDPSNAGWQSAIDAAWIPMWGIRFTLGVDGIALMMILLTTFIMPLCVLGSWTSIKTKVHAYFALMLILTSGMLGVFMARDLFLFYVMWEVMLVPMYFIIGIWGGERRIYAAIKFFIYTMLPSLLMLVAILYLGVHAGAGGTPNFSYDNLLANPSLAPKAALWLFGAFFAAFAVKVPMFPFHTWLPDAHVEAPTAGSVILAAIMLKMGTFGFLRFALPLFPGAAMNPTVRTVIVTLAVIGIIYGALVAMVQPDFKKLVAYSSVSHLGFVMLGIFALTLQSVQGALMIMINHGISTGALFLLIGMIYERKHSRQIDSYGGIARVVPIFAALLTLVSLSSIGLPGTNGFVGEFLVLVGSFKPYPVFTTVATTGVIFAACYLLWAIQRILFNPLDKKENENIPDLNWREISLMVPLVVVIIWLGVYPAPVLRRMETAAQSFVTHVEQGARAARQAGAPVVAESEGARR
- a CDS encoding carbamate kinase, which codes for MNLNSRTAVVALGGNALSPPGERSTIADQFRHTRESLGPIVDLAVEGWNLCIVHGNGPQVGDELVRSEVARSEVAPLPLGVLVASTAGWIGYMIQQSVENALRLAGNPRLVTTVITQVEVDPADPALSEPTKFIGHAIPEARADALRSEGHAVKRDPRGHQRRVVGSPAPIAIHEIHVIRQLVREGIVVVACGGGGIPVYADARLGLEGVDAVVDKDSAAAVLAADLGAELFLILTDVNAVYADWGRDSQRALTSLSAAEAERLDAAGAFGEGSMAPKVRAAVEYVRRTGGRAVITELSRGLDAVHGRAGTTIAR
- a CDS encoding UPF0182 family protein, with product MTTRRRLASGFVAAAAVLLFGRVSALLYADHAWYDALGAVALWRERIGDIVTIQLCFAVFAGLFALLNLSAIRRSIVSLAFPRRLGNVEFGEAVPRKILDRAAFVLAAGVAALMSLAVPSWDKLALVRAGVRFGETDPFFQMDIGFYTAWLPLESAAYVWCLALLILVSVIVTGLYALTPSLRWHRGAFQVSVRVRRHLSVLASLFLLMMAWSYRLDGYELLIKGSGPDGMFSYVDHQWLIPAYLSLSVGTVAAGALVIVSGWTGQLRAGFFTISAVLIFSVALDLILPSVVRRFAGTTAIAARERPYVATRAAFTARAYGLPRNAPQPPPHEVTRFAAFADSARIAKVMSSAKDSALVYPGAVGAALVLHGRQVAAPLLGTGLRRLALAWSEQRLDLAWSTLPENARLARNRDVRRRVRSLMPVFTQGSGVVPGYIGDTLVWIAELYSASASYPLSRHYPLAGEERSYFRHSGTALVNSATGRVTVVPSSSPDPTAVAWRARFPANIRPGGPDLLDELTSGPRQTESASPGSASPASDAAFRTEVRRLFARMRSALSAGDLMAFAAAYDSLGIIVGR
- the nuoK gene encoding NADH-quinone oxidoreductase subunit NuoK, which encodes MLAESLALSAVLFTIGVVGVLIRRNAIIIFMCVELMLNAVNLTFIAFSRYYGAAGQVFVVFVMTVAAAEAAVGLAIIISIFRHRQSVNLQNINLLKG